In a genomic window of Quercus lobata isolate SW786 chromosome 4, ValleyOak3.0 Primary Assembly, whole genome shotgun sequence:
- the LOC115987104 gene encoding endoplasmic reticulum-Golgi intermediate compartment protein 3 isoform X1 encodes MRMKQAIRSIDAFPRAEDHLLQKTQSGALVSVVGLVIMSLLFLHELRYYLTTYTVHQMSVDLKRGETLPIHINMTFPSLPCDVLSVDAIDMSGKHEVDLDTNIWKLRLNSDGHIIGTEYLSDLVEKEHAEHKDGNKDEHEDSDQKFQFFDQAAENMIKKVKQAIAHGEGCRVYGVLDVQRVAGNFHISVHGLNIYVAQMIFEGSSHVNISHIIHDLSFGPKYPGIHNPLDGTERILHGTSGTFKYYIKIVPTEYRYISKEVLPTNQFSVTEYFSPMKDSDRTWPAVYFLYDLSPITVTIREERHSFLHFITRLCAVLGGTFALTGMLDRWMFRLVEALTKPKARSAYR; translated from the exons ATGCGTATGAAGCAAGCTATAAGGAGCATCGATGCGTTTCCTCGCGCAGAGGATCACTTGCTTCAGAAAACTCAATCTGGAGCACTTG tTTCTGTTGTGGGTTTAGTGATAATGTCGTTGTTGTTCCTGCACGAGCTGAGATATTATCTTACCACATATACGGTTCATCAG ATGTCCGTTGATTTGAAACGTGGAGAAACTCTTCCAATCCACATAAATATGACATTTCCTTCCTTACCCTGTGACG TTTTAAGTGTTGACGCGATTGATATGTCTGGCAAGCATGAAGTGGATCTCGATACAAACATATGGAAG TTGCGCTTGAACAGTGATGGTCATATCATCGGCACTGAATATTTGTCTGATCTAGTAGAAAAGGAACATGCAGAGCATAAGG ATGGTAATAAAGATGAGCATGAGGATTCGGACCAgaaatttcaattctttgatCAAGCTGCAGAAAATATGATCAAGAAAGTGAAGCAAGCAATAGCACATGGAGAAGGATGCCGG GTTTATGGGGTCTTAGATGTCCAAAGAGTTGCTGGAAACTTTCACATATCAGTTCATGGGCTAAACATTTATGTTGCCCAAATG ATTTTTGAAGGATCTAGTCATGTGAACATCAGTCACATCATCCATGATTTGTCATTTGGCCCAAAATATCCCGGAATTCACAATCCACTTGATGGGACAGAACGTATATTGCATGGCACAAGTGGGACATTCAAATATTACATAAAG ATTGTACCGACCGAATATAGATATATCTCGAAAGAAGTTTTACCAACTAATCAATTCTCTGTCACGGAATACTTTTCCCCCATGAAAGATTCTGATAGGACATGGCCAG CTGTCTACTTCTTGTATGACCTGTCACCGATTACTGTGACAATCAGAGAAGAACGTCACAGTTTTCTGCACTTCATCACCCGGCTGTGTGCAGTATTAGGTGGTACCTTTGCATTAACAG GAATGCTGGACCGTTGGATGTTCAGGCTTGTTGAGGCTCTGACCAAACCTAAAGCTAGAAGTGCATACCGTTAG
- the LOC115987104 gene encoding endoplasmic reticulum-Golgi intermediate compartment protein 3 isoform X2: MRMKQAIRSIDAFPRAEDHLLQKTQSGALVSVVGLVIMSLLFLHELRYYLTTYTVHQMSVDLKRGETLPIHINMTFPSLPCDVLSVDAIDMSGKHEVDLDTNIWKLRLNSDGHIIGTEYLSDLVEKEHAEHKDEHEDSDQKFQFFDQAAENMIKKVKQAIAHGEGCRVYGVLDVQRVAGNFHISVHGLNIYVAQMIFEGSSHVNISHIIHDLSFGPKYPGIHNPLDGTERILHGTSGTFKYYIKIVPTEYRYISKEVLPTNQFSVTEYFSPMKDSDRTWPAVYFLYDLSPITVTIREERHSFLHFITRLCAVLGGTFALTGMLDRWMFRLVEALTKPKARSAYR; the protein is encoded by the exons ATGCGTATGAAGCAAGCTATAAGGAGCATCGATGCGTTTCCTCGCGCAGAGGATCACTTGCTTCAGAAAACTCAATCTGGAGCACTTG tTTCTGTTGTGGGTTTAGTGATAATGTCGTTGTTGTTCCTGCACGAGCTGAGATATTATCTTACCACATATACGGTTCATCAG ATGTCCGTTGATTTGAAACGTGGAGAAACTCTTCCAATCCACATAAATATGACATTTCCTTCCTTACCCTGTGACG TTTTAAGTGTTGACGCGATTGATATGTCTGGCAAGCATGAAGTGGATCTCGATACAAACATATGGAAG TTGCGCTTGAACAGTGATGGTCATATCATCGGCACTGAATATTTGTCTGATCTAGTAGAAAAGGAACATGCAGAGCATAAGG ATGAGCATGAGGATTCGGACCAgaaatttcaattctttgatCAAGCTGCAGAAAATATGATCAAGAAAGTGAAGCAAGCAATAGCACATGGAGAAGGATGCCGG GTTTATGGGGTCTTAGATGTCCAAAGAGTTGCTGGAAACTTTCACATATCAGTTCATGGGCTAAACATTTATGTTGCCCAAATG ATTTTTGAAGGATCTAGTCATGTGAACATCAGTCACATCATCCATGATTTGTCATTTGGCCCAAAATATCCCGGAATTCACAATCCACTTGATGGGACAGAACGTATATTGCATGGCACAAGTGGGACATTCAAATATTACATAAAG ATTGTACCGACCGAATATAGATATATCTCGAAAGAAGTTTTACCAACTAATCAATTCTCTGTCACGGAATACTTTTCCCCCATGAAAGATTCTGATAGGACATGGCCAG CTGTCTACTTCTTGTATGACCTGTCACCGATTACTGTGACAATCAGAGAAGAACGTCACAGTTTTCTGCACTTCATCACCCGGCTGTGTGCAGTATTAGGTGGTACCTTTGCATTAACAG GAATGCTGGACCGTTGGATGTTCAGGCTTGTTGAGGCTCTGACCAAACCTAAAGCTAGAAGTGCATACCGTTAG
- the LOC115984351 gene encoding heat shock 70 kDa protein 17 yields MESKLFIKLGLVLFVLCFVFDRSESAVSSVDLGSEWGKVAVVNLKPGQSPISIAINEMSKRKSPALVAFHSGARLLGEEAAGIVARYPEKVYSQVRDMLGKPYGYVKKVLDSMYLPFDIVEDSRGAVSFKVDGGGDDGVAVYSVEELLAMILGYAADLAEFHSKVPVKDAVIAVPPYFGQAERRGLIQAAQLAGINVLSLINEYSGAALQYGIDKDFSNESRHVIFYDMGSSSTYAALVYYSAYNAKEFGKTVSVNQFQVKEVRWDPELGGQNLELRLVEYFADEFNKQVGNGVDVRKSAKAMAKLKKQVKRTKEILSANTAAPISVESLYDDRDFRSTITREKFEELCQDLWEKSLIPVKEVLQHSGLKLDEIYAVELIGGSTRVPKLQAKLQEFLGRKELDKHLDADEAIVLGAALHAANLSDGIKLNRKLGMVDGSSYGLVFELDGPELLKDESTRQLLVQRMKKLPSKMFRSIIHKKDFEVSLSYDKDLLPPGVTSPIFAQYDVSGLTDASEKYSSRNLSSPIKANLHFSLSRSGILSLDRADAVIEISEWVEVPKKNLTLENSTTASPNISIEAGANNTSEEINDDLHVDGGISNSSNSNLEEHNTPDLGTERKLKKKTFKVPLKIVEKTLGPGMSLSKESFVEAKRRLEALDKKDAERRRTAELKNNLEGYIYATKEKLETSEEFEQISTAEERESFKEKLDEVQDWLYTDGEDATAAEFQKRLDMLKDFGDPMFFRLKELTARPAAAEHARRYLVELQQIVQGWETKKPWLPKDKIDEVISDADKFKTWLDEKEAEQKRISGFSTPVFTSEEVYMKVFTLQDKVSSINRIPKPKPKIEKPTKNETESSGDNVTNPNSTSEEKLNQSDESSKDSDGSSNEKVDPESKAHSSNEKVDQESKAHDEL; encoded by the exons ATGGAATCCAAGTTATTCATCAAGCTAGGTTTGGTTTTATTTGTGCTTTGCTTTGTATTCGATCGATCCGAATCCGCGGTTTCGAGCGTAGATCTCGGCTCCGAATGGGGGAAAGTAGCGGTGGTGAATCTGAAGCCCGGCCAGAGTCCGATCTCAATCGCGATCAACGAGATGTCGAAGCGGAAATCGCCGGCGCTAGTCGCGTTCCACTCCGGCGCTCGTCTTCTCGGCGAAGAGGCCGCCGGAATCGTCGCGCGGTACCCGGAGAAAGTCTATTCGCAAGTCCGTGACATGCTCGGAAAGCCCTACGGTTACGTTAAGAAGGTTCTCGATTCAATGTACTTGCCGTTCGACATTGTGGAGGATTCTCGAGGCGCTGTGAGTTTCAAAGTCGACGGCGGCGGTGACGACGGCGTCGCTGTTTATTCGGTGGAGGAGTTACTGGCGATGATTTTGGGTTACGCGGCGGATTTGGCCGAGTTTCATTCGAAGGTGCCGGTGAAGGATGCTGTGATTGCTGTGCCGCCGTATTTCGGGCAAGCCGAGCGGAGAGGGTTGATTCAGGCGGCGCAGTTGGCCGGAATTAATGTGCTTTCGTTGATAAACGAGTATTCCGGGGCGGCATTGCAGTATGGAATCGATAAGGATTTCTCCAATGAATCGAGGCATGTTATCTTCTATGATATGGGTTCGAGCAGTACCTATGCTGCACTCGTGTATTACTCGGCTTATAATGCTAAAGAGTTTGGGAAAACTGTGTCAGTCAACCAATTTCAG GTTAAGGAAGTTAGATGGGACCCCGAGCTTGGGGGTCAGAATTTGGAATTACGGCTGGTGGAGTACTTTGCAGATGAGTTCAATAAACAAGTTGGAAATGGGGTTGATGTGCGGAAGTCTGCCAAGGCGATGGCTAAATTGAAGAAACAGGTTAAGCGTACAAAAGAAATTCTAAGCGCAAACACAGCGGCCCCAATATCAGTTGAATCACTCTATGATGATCGGGACTTCAG GAGCACCATAACCCGTGAGAAGTTTGAAGAGCTCTGTCAAGATCTGTGGGAGAAATCTCTTATACCTGTGAAAGAAGTGCTTCAGCATTCTGGTTTGAAGTTGGATGAGATATATGCAGTGGAGTTGATAGGAGGTAGTACCAGAGTCCCAAAGTTGCAG GCTAAGCTCCAGGAATTTCTTGGAAGGAAAGAGCTGGACAAACATCTGGATGCTGATGAAGCTATAGTTCTCGGTGCAGCACTACATGCCGCAAATCTAAGTGATGGAATCAAATTGAACCGTAAGCTGGGAATGGTTGATGGTTCTTCCTATGGGCTTGTTTTTGAGTTAGATGGCCCTGAACTTTTGAAAGATGAGAGCACTAGGCAGTTACTTGTACAACGAATGAAGAAACTTCCGAGTAAG ATGTTCAGGTCCATTATCCATAAGAAAGATTTTGAAGTTTCACTTTCTTACGATAAAGATCTTTTACCACCTGGTGTTACCTCTCCCATATTTGCTCAGTATGATGTGTCTGGTTTAACAGATGCAAGTGAAAA GTATTCATCCCGGAACTTGTCGTCCCCCATTAAGGCAAATTTGCATTTCTCTCTCAGTAGAAGTGGAATTCTTTCTTTGGATAGGGCAGATGCAGTTATCGAAATATCAGAATGGGTAGAAGTTCCTAAAAAGAATTTGACCCTGGAGAATTCAACTACTGCTTCCCCCAACATATCAATTGAAGCTGGTGCAAATAATACTTCAGAAGAAATTAATGACGACTTGCATGTGGATGGTGGGATTAGTAACTCATCTAACTCTAATTTAGAAGAACATAATACCCCAGATCTTGGTACAGAGAGAAAGCTGAAAAAGAAGACATTTAAGGTTCCacttaag ATTGTTGAGAAGACATTGGGGCCTGGAATGTCTCTTTCAAAAGAATCGTTTGTTGAAGCTAAACGTAGATTAGAAGCATTGGACAAAAAGGATGCAGAGCGAAGAAGAACTGCAGAGTTAAAAAATAACTTGGAAGGATATATTTATGCTActaaagaaaag cTTGAAACATCTGAGGAGTTTGAACAAATTTCTACTGCTGAGGAACGCGAATCCTTTAAGGAAAAGCTTGATgag GTGCAAGATTGGCTGTATACAGACGGTGAAGATGCTACAGCTGCAGAGTTTCAGAAACGCTTAGATATGTTAAAAGATTTTGGTGATCCCATGTTCTTCAG ATTGAAAGAGCTTACTGCACGGCCGGCGGCAGCTGAACATGCTCGGAGATATCTTGTTGAACTGCAACAG ATTGTACAAGGCTGGGAGACAAAAAAACCTTGGCTtccaaaagataaaatagatGAG GTTATAAGCGATGCTGACAAATTCAAGACTTGGTTGGATGAAAAAGAGGCTGAGCAGAAGAG GATTTCTGGATTCAGTACTCCAGTATTCACATCAGAAGAAGTATATATGAAGGTTTTCACTCTGCAAGATAAG GTTTCAAGCATTAATAGAATTCCCAAGCCAAAGCCTAAAATTGAGAAGCCTACAAAGAATGAGACTGAGAGCAGTGGGGACAATGTGACTAATCCCAACTCAACTTCTGAGGAGAAACTCAACCAAAGTGACGAATCATCCAAGGATTCAGATGGCTCATCAAATGAAAAGGTTGACCCAGAGTCCAAGGCTCACTCATCAAATGAAAAAGTTGACCAAGAGTCCAAGGCTCACGATGAATTGTGA